The proteins below are encoded in one region of Vitis riparia cultivar Riparia Gloire de Montpellier isolate 1030 unplaced genomic scaffold, EGFV_Vit.rip_1.0 scaffold392_pilon_pilon, whole genome shotgun sequence:
- the LOC117909814 gene encoding protein EXECUTER 2, chloroplastic-like: protein MCCRCSNNPTIVNNGNNNSSSGWDWNQWSRHFSEIEQVESFASVLKFQLEGAIEREDFEDAAKLKMVIAEAIDYYSKTMSMDNIAEIMSRLKNAINEEHYHDTSRHTRSGLAGWWVGCSADADDPFDKLVHITPCMGRFFGRSYSPRQLVTAPVGTPLFEIFVVKDSDEKYIMQAGNGGKIERSEKKGISIEGATEEGIKSVINFLKDKIPELKVKVIKINVPDEVIEDGDSMKQFMQEDDDKTQFR from the exons ATGTGTTGTCGTTGCAGCAACAACCCCACCATTGTGAATAACGGGAATAACAACTCTTCTTCTGGATGGGATTGGAATCAATGGAGTCGACATTTCTCTGAAATTGAGCAGGTTGAGAGCTTCGCTTCTGTTCTCAAGTTTCAACTAGAGGGTGCAATTGAAAGGGAAGACTTTGAAGATGCTGCCAAGTTGAAAATGGTTATTGCAGAGgctattgattactactcaaaaa ctATGTCAATGGATAACATTGCTGAAATCATGTCTCGGTTGAAGAATGCAATAAATGAAGAGCACTACCATGATACTTCAAGACATACAAGAAGTGGACTGGCTGGGTGGTGGGTAGGCTGCTCTGCTGATGCCGATGACCCCTTTGACAAATTAGTTCATATAACACCATGTATGGGAAGATTTTTTGGCAGGAGTTACAGTCCTAGACAGCTGGTTACTGCACCTGTAGGAACTCCActgtttgaaatttttgtggTCAAAGATTCCGATGAGAAATACATCATGCAGGCG GGGAATGGAGGTAAGATAGAGAGAAGCGAGAAGAAGGGCATAAGTATTGAGGGAGCAACTGAGGAAGGGATAAAAAGTGTGAtaaattttctcaaagataaaatTCCAGAACTGAAAGTTAAAGTCATAAAAATTAATGTTCCTGATGAAGTGATAGAGGATGGTGATTCTATGAAGCAGTTCATGCAAGAAGATGATGACAAGACACAATTTAGATGA